The Candidatus Poribacteria bacterium genome window below encodes:
- a CDS encoding outer membrane lipoprotein carrier protein LolA — MIRRTLWITILGKFTRLQNILLIAMSLSVLFVNKAHPQTVDKIFQNFKTAYEKSNNFSANFEETTLLSNKKSVARGRFIFGKPNLLRKEYVDRNDTSKVVQLTVLDGEYGWTYTPILNQVNKMKWTNPERRELLPGIGASLEDVQKNYDMTLIPDEFANPKGVHQIELSPKAHMVSTNAKETLQIWVKSGEWLPVQFGYRTEFEDGTRQSVIVALTEIERDKELAPDLFKFVVPKDAEVIDLSDN; from the coding sequence ATGATCCGACGAACCCTCTGGATCACTATACTCGGAAAGTTTACAAGACTCCAAAATATACTGTTAATAGCGATGTCGCTCTCAGTGCTGTTCGTTAACAAGGCACATCCGCAAACTGTTGATAAAATTTTTCAGAATTTCAAAACGGCATACGAGAAATCTAATAATTTCAGTGCGAACTTTGAGGAAACAACGCTTTTATCGAATAAGAAAAGTGTCGCTCGCGGACGATTTATCTTCGGGAAACCGAACCTACTCCGTAAGGAGTATGTGGATCGGAACGACACGTCAAAAGTTGTCCAACTTACTGTTTTAGACGGCGAATACGGCTGGACATATACACCGATACTCAACCAAGTCAATAAGATGAAGTGGACGAATCCAGAACGTCGGGAACTGTTGCCGGGTATTGGTGCCTCCCTTGAAGATGTCCAGAAAAACTACGATATGACTCTGATTCCAGACGAATTTGCGAATCCAAAAGGTGTTCATCAAATTGAGTTGTCCCCTAAAGCGCACATGGTCAGCACGAACGCAAAGGAAACACTTCAAATCTGGGTGAAATCCGGTGAATGGCTCCCTGTGCAATTTGGCTACAGAACCGAATTTGAAGATGGGACGCGCCAAAGTGTGATTGTTGCGCTCACAGAGATTGAACGAGATAAAGAACTCGCACCGGATCTTTTCAAGTTTGTGGTGCCTAAAGATGCCGAGGTAATAGATCTCTCCGACAATTAG